The genomic stretch GGCCGCCCCCATTCGCGGCACTATGACGACGTCTATTTCGCAGTCAACGAAGGCATCGAAGAAACCAAGCACGTGTTCCTCGGCCAGACCCGCCTGGCCGAGCGATTTGCCAACCTGGCGCCGCATGCCTGCACGGTGATCGGCGAAACCGGCTTTGGCACCGGCATGAATTTTTTCTGCGCCTGGCAGCTGTTTGACCAGCACGCACACAGCGACGCGCGCCTGCACTTCGTCAGCGTCGAGAAGTACCCACTCGCCCACGCCGACATGGCCCGCGCAGTAAGCCTGTGGCCTGAACTGGCCGCCTATACGGGGCCGCTGCTGGAGCAGTACGTGGCGGTGCACCCGGGCTTTCAGCAGTTCACCTTCGCCGATGGCAGGGTCACCCTGACCCTGTTGATAGGCGATGTGCTGGAACAGCTGCCGCAGCTCGATGCGCAGATCGATGTGTGGTTCCTCGACGGCTTCGCCCCCGCCAAGAACCCCGACATGTGGACCCCGGCGCTGTTTGCGCAACTGGCGCGGCTATCGCATCCGGGCACGGTGCTGGGCACCTTCACCACCACCGGCTGGGTACGCCGCAGCCTGGTCGAAGCTGGCTTCGCCATGAAGAAGGTGCCAGGCATCGGCAAGAAGTGGGAGGTGATGAGCGGCGCCTACGTCGGCCCCCTGCCCGGCTCATGCGCGCCCTGGTACGCGCGCCCCGCTGTTGCGCAGGGGCCGCGCGAGGCGCTGGTGATCGGTGCCGGACTTGCCGGCAGCAGCAGCGCCGCCAGCCTGGCCCGGCGTGGCTGGCAGGTAACCGTGCTGGAGCGCCACGAAGCCCCGGCCCAGGAAGCTTCGGGCAACCCGCAAGGGGTGCTGTACCTCAAGCTGTCCGCCCATGGCACCGCACTGTCGCAGATGATCCTGTCCGGGTTCGGCTACACCCGGCGCCAGCTGCAGCGGTTGCAGCGTGGCCGTGACTGGGATGCCTGCGGGGTGCTGCAACTGGCCTTCGACAGCAAGGAGGCCGAACGCCAGGGCAAGCTGGCTGTCGCCTTCGACCACGGCTTGCTGCACTGCCTGGCGCGCGCCGAGGCCGAAGCCATCGCCGGCGTGGCGTTGCCTGGCGGCGGGTTGTTCTACCCCGAAGGTGGCTGGGTGCACCCGCCGGCGCTGTGCCAGCAGCAGTTGCAGCACCCCGGTATTCACCTGGTGGCCCACCAGGAAGTGCTCGAACTGCGCAAAGTGGGTGAACGGTGGCAGGCCTGGGCTGGCGACCAACTATTAGCCAGCGCTCCAGTGGTGGTCCTGGCCGGCGCGGCCGATGTGCGGCGCTTCGAACCTTGCGCGCAGTTACCACTCAAGCGCATTCGTGGGCAGATCACCCGCTTGCCGGCCACCGCCAGCAGCCAGGCGCTACGCACCGTGGTGTGCGCGGAGGGCTATGTGGCACCGCCGCGCGAGGGTGAACATACACTGGGGGCAAGTTTTGACTTCCACAGTGAAGACCTTGCGCCGACGGTGGCCGAGCACCGGGGCAACCTGGCGTTGCTGGATGAGATTTCTACTGACCTGGCCCGGCGCCTGGGCGTGGCCGAGCTGAACCCCGAGCAACTGCAAGGGCGCGCGGCGTTCCGTTGTACCAGCCCGGATTATTTGCCGATTGTCGGGCCGATGGCTGACGCGCAGGCGTTTGCCGAAACTTATGCCGTGTTGGGGCGTGATGCCCGACAGGTGCCGGATGTGGCCTGCCCTTGGCTGGAGGGGTTGTATGTGAACAGCGGGCATGGGTCGCGCGGGTTGATCACGGCACCTTTGAGCGGGGAACTGGTGGCCGCCTGGGTGTGCGGCGAGCCGTTGCCGTTGCCGCGTGAGGTGGCGCAGGCGTGTCATCCGAACCGGTTTGCCTTGCGCAGGCTGATCCGGGGGAAGTGATTGCTTCGGGCGCATGGCGTTGAATTTATTGCGCCGGTGAGATCGAGCGCCGCCCGCGCGGCGCATCGCGAGCTGCGCTCGCTCCTACGTTTGTTTCGGGCCAATTATTCCTGGGGGATTTGCGCGCGAACGCTTTGGTGTATGACCCTGTATTGCGTCGTACGAGCAAGGCGGTCGCGCGCGCCTGTTACAGGCGTTACTGGCCCGAAACAAACGTAGGAGCGAGCGCAGCTCGCGATGCGCTGCGCACGCGGCGCTCGATTTCTGCAATACTGCGAGATCCCAGGCAATAACCTGCCACCTCAACCTTATATAACAAACTGTTCTAAAACTCTAAAAAAGCAAACAGGTCAGTTCATTAAGGTGCCCTAATCCGGGGCATCACCTCCCCAACGGAAAAACCGGTAAGGACTTATGTGCGGATTAGCAGGAGAATTACGTTTCACCCCCATCGACCAAGCCCCTCGCCCAGCCGACCTGGCTGCGGTAGAGCGCATTACCCATCACCTGGCCCCGCGTGGCCCGGATGCCTGGGGCTTCCATAGCCAAGGCCCGATCGCCCTGGGCCACCGGCGGCTGAAAATCATGGACCTGTCCGACGGCTCGGCGCAGCCGATGGTCGACAACACCCTGGGCCTGTCATTGGCCTTCAACGGCGCCATCTACAACTTCCCCGAACTGCGCGAGGAACTGCAGGCGCTGGGCTACAGCTTCTGGTCCGACGGCGACACCGAGGTGCTGCTCAAGGGCTACCACGCCTGGGGCGCTGCCCTGCTGCCCAAGCTCAACGGCATGTTTGCCCTGGCCATCTGGGAGCGCGACAACCAGCGCCTGTTCCTGGCCCGCGACCGCCTCGGCGTCAAACCTCTGTACCTGTCGCGCAACGGCGAGCGCCTGCGCTTTGCCTCGACCCTGCCGGCACTGCTCAAGGGCGGTGACATCGACCCGATGCTCGACCCCGTGGCACTCAACCACTACCTGAATTTCCACGCCGTGGTACCGGCACCGCGCACCCTGCTGGCCAACGTGCAGAAACTGGAGCCTGGCACCTGGATGCGCATCGACCGGCATGGCGAAGTGGAGCGCCAGGTCTGGTGGCAACTGCACTACGGCCCCCACCCCGACGAGCGTGAGCTGGACCTGGAAGGCTGGACCACCCGCGTGCTTGACGCCACCCGGGACGCCGTAGCCATCCGCCAGCGGGCTGCTGTGGATGTTGGCGTATTGCTGTCCGGTGGGGTCGACTCCAGCCTGCTGGTGGGCCTGTTGCGCGAAGTGGGGGTGGAAGACCTGTCGACCTTCTCCATCGGCTTCGAGGATGCCGGCGGCGAGCGCGGCGACGAGTTCCAGTACTCCGACCTGATCGCCAGGCACTACGGCACCCGCCACCACCAACTGCGCATTGCCGAACACGAGATCATCGACCAGTTGCCGGCCGCGTTTCGCGCCATGAGCGAGCCGATGGTCAGCCACGACTGCATCGCGTTCTACCTGCTGTCGCGGGAAGTGGCCAAGCACTGCAAGGGCGTACAGAGCGGCCAGGGTGCCGATGAGCTGTTCGCCGGTTACCACTGGTACCCGCAGGTGGACGGCGCCGACGACGCCTATGCTGCTTACCGAGATGCGTTCTTCGACCGCAGCCACGCCGAATACCGCGACACCGTGCAGGCCCCCTGGCTGCTGGAAACCGACGCCGCCGGCGACTTCGTACGCGAACACTTCGCCCGCCCCGGCGCACCGGCTGCGGTGGACAAGG from Pseudomonas putida encodes the following:
- the mnmC gene encoding bifunctional tRNA (5-methylaminomethyl-2-thiouridine)(34)-methyltransferase MnmD/FAD-dependent 5-carboxymethylaminomethyl-2-thiouridine(34) oxidoreductase MnmC encodes the protein MPTLLQHAQIDWDDQGRPHSRHYDDVYFAVNEGIEETKHVFLGQTRLAERFANLAPHACTVIGETGFGTGMNFFCAWQLFDQHAHSDARLHFVSVEKYPLAHADMARAVSLWPELAAYTGPLLEQYVAVHPGFQQFTFADGRVTLTLLIGDVLEQLPQLDAQIDVWFLDGFAPAKNPDMWTPALFAQLARLSHPGTVLGTFTTTGWVRRSLVEAGFAMKKVPGIGKKWEVMSGAYVGPLPGSCAPWYARPAVAQGPREALVIGAGLAGSSSAASLARRGWQVTVLERHEAPAQEASGNPQGVLYLKLSAHGTALSQMILSGFGYTRRQLQRLQRGRDWDACGVLQLAFDSKEAERQGKLAVAFDHGLLHCLARAEAEAIAGVALPGGGLFYPEGGWVHPPALCQQQLQHPGIHLVAHQEVLELRKVGERWQAWAGDQLLASAPVVVLAGAADVRRFEPCAQLPLKRIRGQITRLPATASSQALRTVVCAEGYVAPPREGEHTLGASFDFHSEDLAPTVAEHRGNLALLDEISTDLARRLGVAELNPEQLQGRAAFRCTSPDYLPIVGPMADAQAFAETYAVLGRDARQVPDVACPWLEGLYVNSGHGSRGLITAPLSGELVAAWVCGEPLPLPREVAQACHPNRFALRRLIRGK
- a CDS encoding N-acetylglutaminylglutamine amidotransferase — its product is MCGLAGELRFTPIDQAPRPADLAAVERITHHLAPRGPDAWGFHSQGPIALGHRRLKIMDLSDGSAQPMVDNTLGLSLAFNGAIYNFPELREELQALGYSFWSDGDTEVLLKGYHAWGAALLPKLNGMFALAIWERDNQRLFLARDRLGVKPLYLSRNGERLRFASTLPALLKGGDIDPMLDPVALNHYLNFHAVVPAPRTLLANVQKLEPGTWMRIDRHGEVERQVWWQLHYGPHPDERELDLEGWTTRVLDATRDAVAIRQRAAVDVGVLLSGGVDSSLLVGLLREVGVEDLSTFSIGFEDAGGERGDEFQYSDLIARHYGTRHHQLRIAEHEIIDQLPAAFRAMSEPMVSHDCIAFYLLSREVAKHCKGVQSGQGADELFAGYHWYPQVDGADDAYAAYRDAFFDRSHAEYRDTVQAPWLLETDAAGDFVREHFARPGAPAAVDKALRLDSTVMLVDDPVKRVDNMTMAWGLEARTPFLDYRLVELSARIPARFKLPDGGKQVLKQAARRVIPHEVIDRKKGYFPVPGLKHLEGATLGWVRELLTDPSQDRGLFNPAMIDRLLSNPHGQLTPLRGSKLWQLAALNLWLSEQGI